One window of the Onychostoma macrolepis isolate SWU-2019 chromosome 21, ASM1243209v1, whole genome shotgun sequence genome contains the following:
- the ehmt1b gene encoding histone-lysine N-methyltransferase EHMT1 isoform X3, translating into METITPSSLANGNSGKRETMKSDGTKESRSDQEEGGDEDHSNGQANPLKEATELNGTYENMDTKRTEQNLSAGSPAQSSTIENGLSETELPHGSTVGSNGYILSQQQEDTLAAPHRTNWSPVGGSTLGHGTKSSPTSASTLRPPDQGSSNSAASPGPSPIERRADTETKNGIVSNTPPPTIHRARKTMSRPASHQTLKLLNRENKEPVVVKDDSLGKPETVQPQPSPIQNQLPQSQTDTTSILNTTPAKPQTVAAVSRKKKRKMGTYSLVPKKKNKVLKQRTVLEMFQRMSQSPPNPQLSKESVHVNGERMENESDEEESEEGDDTEEDEELVREDGAKASQEGPKIASVSQPLEEEQESEESPEGEGEEEGDESDLSSESSLKKKWKKKVKGDHAWLRPSRKRKRKLKAKTEGLSGMESQSQSESQSSPSAPSDNRKEYKEVPLDSLNLAAQEALLTSQSTAVSGSVESTDADMVQELPLCSCRMEMPKSREILTLADRKCMATESIDGQLSRCQSAVLKHEMMRPSNSVQLLVLCEDHRTGMVKHQCCPGCGFFCRAGVFMECQPEVNISHRFHRACASVLNGQSFCPHCGEEVSKAKEVTIAKADTTSTVPLTHGPCTPSTSEGKADTTTGGSTRLSVLGEGKADSTLPRLAQSQDTSVFPLGLKTGPVGAGFGTGLPLGPPKETLESVLLALDAEKPKKLRFHPKQLYISAKQGELQKVLLMLVDGIDPNFKMESQNKRTPLHVAAEAGHQEVCHMLVQAGANLDMCDEDQRTPLMEACENDHLDTVRYLLRAGAIVSHKDVEGSTCLHLAAKTGHFSIVQHLLSTGIVDINCQDDGGWTAMIWATEYKHVDQVKLLLSKGADINVRDKEENICLHWAAFSGCVEIAEILLDAKCDLNAINVHGDSPLHIASRESRLDCVNLFLSRGADISLKNKEGETPMECCSQNSKVWNALQASKKQREANSNQTDPVEKLLSRDIARGYEKVPIPCVNAVDSEPCPDNYKYVPDSCVTSPMNIDKNITHLQYCVCKDDCSSASCMCGQLSLRCWYDKESRLLPEFCNEEPPLIFECNHACSCWRSCKNRVVQNGLRVRLQLFRTQTMGWGVKTLQDIPQGTFVCEYVGEIISDSEADVRENDSYLFSLDSKVGDMYCVDARFYGNISRFINHHCEPNLFPCRVFTSHQDLRFPHIAFFACKNISAGDELGFDYGDHFWDVKGKLFSCQCGSSKCKHSAATIAQRQADSTPGDQQPSALPDTSSSTPSSPS; encoded by the exons CCCTCCAGTTTGGCCAATGGGAATTCAGGCAAGAGGGAAACCATGAAGTCCGATGGGACAAAAGAGTCTCGCAGTGATCAAGAAGAGG GAGGAGATGAGGATCACTCGAACGGGCAAGCCAACCCTCTCAAAGAGGCCACTGAGCTGAATGGGACCTATGAAAACATGGACACAAAGAGAACTGAACAGAACCTCTCTGCAGGGTCACCAGCCCAATCCTCAACCATAGAGAACGGACTGTCAGAGACTGAGCTGCCCCATGGCTCTACGGTGGGCAGTAATGGATATATTCTAAGCCAACAGCAGGAAGACACATTGGCGGCCCCACATAGGACTAACTGGTCCCCCGTAGGGGGTTCCACATTGGGGCATGGGACTAAAAGCTCGCCAACGTCAGCTTCTACATTACGACCCCCTGACCAGGGTTCTTCAAACAGTGCTGCAAGCCCAGGACCGAGCCCAATAGAGAGACGAGCGGACACAGAGACTAAAAATGGCATAGTATCGAATACACCTCCACCAACAATACATCGTGCACGCAAAACTATGTCAAGGCCGGCCTCACACCAGACACTAAAG CTTTTGAATAGGGAAAATAAGGAGCCAGTCGTGGTGAAAGATGACAGTCTGGGCAAACCAGAGACAGTGCAGCCTCAGCCATCTCCAATCCAGAATCAGCTACCTCAAAGCCAAACTGACACCACATCTATACTGAACACCACACCAGCCAAGCCACAAACAG TAGCAGCCGTGTCaaggaagaagaaaagaaagatgGGAACTTATAGTCTTGTGCccaagaagaaaaataaagtcTTGAAACAACGcacagttctggagatgtttcAGCGAATGTCCCAGTCTCCACCCAACCCTCAG CTGTCAAAGGAATCCGTGCATGTGAATGGCGAGAGAATGGAGAATGAGTCTGATGAAGAAGAGTCAGAGGAAGGAGACGACACGGAGGAGGATGAGGAGTTGGTCAGAGAGGATGGAGCCAAAGCCTCTCAGGAGGGACCCAAGATAGCTTCAGTTTCTCAG cctCTTGAAGAAGAACAGGAGTCTGAGGAGTCACCAGAGGGCGAAGGTGAAGAGGAAGGGGATGAATCAGACTTG AGTTCAGAGTCcagtttgaaaaagaaatggaaaaagAAAGTCAAGGGGGACCACGCCTGGCTCCGACCATCAAGGAAACGCAAGAGGAAATTGAAAGCGAAAACAGAAGGACTTTCAG GAATGGAGTCCCAGTCTCAATCTGAGAGCCAGAGCTCCCCATCAGCCCCTTCTGACAACAGGAAAGAGTATAAAGAAGTCCCGCTAGACTCCCTCAACCTAGCGGCACAGGAAGCCTTACTGACATCTCAGAGTACAG CTGTTTCAGGGTCAGTGGAGAGCACAGACGCTGACATGGTGCAGGAACTGCCCCTTTGCAGCTGTCGAATGGAGATGCCCAAGAGCCGTGAAATTCTCACACTTGCGGACAGGAAGTGTATGGCGACTGAGAGCATTGACGGTCAG CTGAGCCGTTGTCAGAGTGCAGTGCTGAAGCACGAGATGATGAGGCCTTCAAACTCTGTCCAACTGCTGGTTCTATGTGAGGACCATCGCACGGGCATGGTCAAACATCAGTGCTGCCCAGGCTGTGGCTTCTTTTGCAGAGCC GGTGTCTTCATGGAGTGTCAGCCAGAAGTGAACATCTCCCACCGGTTCCATCGAGCCTGTGCCTCGGTGCTCAACGGTCAGAGCTTTTGTCCACACTGCGGAGAGGAGGTCAGCAAGGCAAAAGAGGTCACCATTGCCAAGGCTGATACGACGTCTACTGTGCCTCTCACCCACGGCCCTTGCACACCCAGCACCTCAGAGGGCAAAGCGGACACCACCACTGGAGG GTCCACTCGGCTCTCTGTTCTTGGAGAGGGCAAAGCAGATAGCACCTTGCCCAGACTTGCACAGTCACAGGACACATCTGTGTTCCCTTTGGGCTTGAAAACTGGGCCTGTTGGAGCTGGATTTGGAACCGGACTTCCACTAGGACCACCTAAAGAAACTCTGGAAAGTGTCCTGCTGGCTTTAGATGCAGAGAA ACCCAAGAAGCTTCGGTTTCACCCAAAACAGCTGTATATTTCTGCCAAACAAGGAGAGCTGCAGAAGGTCCTACTGATGTTAG TGGATGGGATAGACCCTAACTTTAAAATGGAGAGCCAAAACAAACGCACACCGCTCCATGTAGCAGCTGAAGCAGGTCATCAGGAAGTCTGCCATATGCTGGTGCAG GCTGGCGCAAACCTTGACATGTGTGATGAGGACCAGCGGACGCCCCTGATGGAGGCCTGTGAGAACGATCATCTTGACACAGTACGCTATCTTCTGAGGGCTGGAGCCATCGTCTCTCACAAG GATGTTGAAGGTTCAACATGTCTCCATCTTGCTGCTAAGACTGGGCATTTCAGCATTGTACAACATTTGCTGTCTACAGGAATTGTAGATATTAACTGCCAG GATGATGGAGGTTGGACAGCCATGATTTGGGCCACGGAATACAAACATGTAGATCAAGTAAAACTCTTGCTCTCCAAAGGGGCTGATATCAACGTCCGAGACAAG GAAGAAAATATATGTCTGCACTGGGCGGCATTCTCTGGCTGTGTGGAGATAGCTGAGATCCTGCTGGATGCCAAGTGTGATCTCAACGCCATCAACGTCCACGGAGACTCACCATTGCATATAGCATCACGGGAGAGCCGGCTCGACTGTGTGAA CTTGTTTCTGTCGCGGGGTGCTGACATAAGCCTCAAGAACAAAGAGGGAGAGACACCCATGGAGTGCTGCAGCCAGAACTCGAAGGTTTGGAACGCCCTTCAAGCCAGCAAAAAGCAGAGAGAAGCAAACAGCAACCAGACTGACCCAGTAGAGAAGCTTCTCAGCAG GGACATCGCCAGAGGCTACGAGAAAGTCCCCATCCCGTGTGTGAATGCAGTGGATAGCGAACCCTGTCCTGACAACTACAAATATGTCCCTGATAGCTGCGTGACGTCCCCGATGAATATTGACAAAAATATCACCCACTTGCAG TACTGCGTCTGTAAAGACGATTGCTCCTCAGCTAGCTGCATGTGTGGCCAACTCAGCCTGCGCTGCTGGTATGATAAA GAGAGCCGTCTGCTGCCTGAGTTCTGCAATGAGGAGCCACCTCTTATATTTGAGTGCAACCATGCCTGCTCCTGCTGGAGAAGCTGCAAAAACCGTGTGGTACAGAACGGACTGAG GGTAAGACTGCAGTTGTTCAGGACGCAGACGATGGGATGGGGTGTCAAGACGTTACAGGATATCCCGCAAGGAACGTTTGTTTGCGA ATACGTGGGTGAGATCATCTCTGACTCCGAAGCAGATGTCAGAGAGAATGACTCCTATCTTTTCAGTCTGGACAGTAAG GTGGGTGATATGTACTGCGTTGATGCACGTTTCTACGGCAACATCAGCCGCTTCATAAACCATCACTGTGAGCCGAATCTGTTCCCCTGTCGAGTGTTCACCTCTCACCAGGACCTCAGATTTCCTCACATCGCGTTCTTCGCCTGCAAGAACATCAGTGCCGGAGACGAACTTGG GTTTGATTACGGTGATCACTTCTGGGACGTAAAAGGGAAGCTGTTCAGCTGCCAGTGTGGCTCATCCAAATGCAAGCACTCAGCCGCCACCATCGCTCAGAGACAGGCAGACAGTACTCCAGGAGACCAGCAGCCTAGTGCCCTGCCCGATACCAGCTCGTCCACCCCATCCAGCCCCAGCTAA
- the ehmt1b gene encoding histone-lysine N-methyltransferase EHMT1 isoform X7 yields the protein MQPSSLANGNSGKRETMKSDGTKESRSDQEEGGDEDHSNGQANPLKEATELNGTYENMDTKRTEQNLSAGSPAQSSTIENGLSETELPHGSTVGSNGYILSQQQEDTLAAPHRTNWSPVGGSTLGHGTKSSPTSASTLRPPDQGSSNSAASPGPSPIERRADTETKNGIVSNTPPPTIHRARKTMSRPASHQTLKLLNRENKEPVVVKDDSLGKPETVQPQPSPIQNQLPQSQTDTTSILNTTPAKPQTVEPRPVSPSVAAVSRKKKRKMGTYSLVPKKKNKVLKQRTVLEMFQRMSQSPPNPQLSKESVHVNGERMENESDEEESEEGDDTEEDEELVREDGAKASQEGPKIASVSQPLEEEQESEESPEGEGEEEGDESDLSSESSLKKKWKKKVKGDHAWLRPSRKRKRKLKAKTEGLSGMESQSQSESQSSPSAPSDNRKEYKEVPLDSLNLAAQEALLTSQSTAVSGSVESTDADMVQELPLCSCRMEMPKSREILTLADRKCMATESIDGQLSRCQSAVLKHEMMRPSNSVQLLVLCEDHRTGMVKHQCCPGCGFFCRAGVFMECQPEVNISHRFHRACASVLNGQSFCPHCGEEVSKAKEVTIAKADTTSTVPLTHGPCTPSTSEGKADTTTGGSTRLSVLGEGKADSTLPRLAQSQDTSVFPLGLKTGPVGAGFGTGLPLGPPKETLESVLLALDAEKPKKLRFHPKQLYISAKQGELQKVLLMLVDGIDPNFKMESQNKRTPLHVAAEAGHQEVCHMLVQAGANLDMCDEDQRTPLMEACENDHLDTVRYLLRAGAIVSHKDVEGSTCLHLAAKTGHFSIVQHLLSTGIVDINCQDDGGWTAMIWATEYKHVDQVKLLLSKGADINVRDKEENICLHWAAFSGCVEIAEILLDAKCDLNAINVHGDSPLHIASRESRLDCVNLFLSRGADISLKNKEGETPMECCSQNSKVWNALQASKKQREANSNQTDPVEKLLSRDIARGYEKVPIPCVNAVDSEPCPDNYKYVPDSCVTSPMNIDKNITHLQYCVCKDDCSSASCMCGQLSLRCWYDKESRLLPEFCNEEPPLIFECNHACSCWRSCKNRVVQNGLRVRLQLFRTQTMGWGVKTLQDIPQGTFVCEYVGEIISDSEADVRENDSYLFSLDSKVGDMYCVDARFYGNISRFINHHCEPNLFPCRVFTSHQDLRFPHIAFFACKNISAGDELGFDYGDHFWDVKGKLFSCQCGSSKCKHSAATIAQRQADSTPGDQQPSALPDTSSSTPSSPS from the exons ATGCAG CCCTCCAGTTTGGCCAATGGGAATTCAGGCAAGAGGGAAACCATGAAGTCCGATGGGACAAAAGAGTCTCGCAGTGATCAAGAAGAGG GAGGAGATGAGGATCACTCGAACGGGCAAGCCAACCCTCTCAAAGAGGCCACTGAGCTGAATGGGACCTATGAAAACATGGACACAAAGAGAACTGAACAGAACCTCTCTGCAGGGTCACCAGCCCAATCCTCAACCATAGAGAACGGACTGTCAGAGACTGAGCTGCCCCATGGCTCTACGGTGGGCAGTAATGGATATATTCTAAGCCAACAGCAGGAAGACACATTGGCGGCCCCACATAGGACTAACTGGTCCCCCGTAGGGGGTTCCACATTGGGGCATGGGACTAAAAGCTCGCCAACGTCAGCTTCTACATTACGACCCCCTGACCAGGGTTCTTCAAACAGTGCTGCAAGCCCAGGACCGAGCCCAATAGAGAGACGAGCGGACACAGAGACTAAAAATGGCATAGTATCGAATACACCTCCACCAACAATACATCGTGCACGCAAAACTATGTCAAGGCCGGCCTCACACCAGACACTAAAG CTTTTGAATAGGGAAAATAAGGAGCCAGTCGTGGTGAAAGATGACAGTCTGGGCAAACCAGAGACAGTGCAGCCTCAGCCATCTCCAATCCAGAATCAGCTACCTCAAAGCCAAACTGACACCACATCTATACTGAACACCACACCAGCCAAGCCACAAACAG TTGAACCCAGACCTGTCTCTCCCTCAGTAGCAGCCGTGTCaaggaagaagaaaagaaagatgGGAACTTATAGTCTTGTGCccaagaagaaaaataaagtcTTGAAACAACGcacagttctggagatgtttcAGCGAATGTCCCAGTCTCCACCCAACCCTCAG CTGTCAAAGGAATCCGTGCATGTGAATGGCGAGAGAATGGAGAATGAGTCTGATGAAGAAGAGTCAGAGGAAGGAGACGACACGGAGGAGGATGAGGAGTTGGTCAGAGAGGATGGAGCCAAAGCCTCTCAGGAGGGACCCAAGATAGCTTCAGTTTCTCAG cctCTTGAAGAAGAACAGGAGTCTGAGGAGTCACCAGAGGGCGAAGGTGAAGAGGAAGGGGATGAATCAGACTTG AGTTCAGAGTCcagtttgaaaaagaaatggaaaaagAAAGTCAAGGGGGACCACGCCTGGCTCCGACCATCAAGGAAACGCAAGAGGAAATTGAAAGCGAAAACAGAAGGACTTTCAG GAATGGAGTCCCAGTCTCAATCTGAGAGCCAGAGCTCCCCATCAGCCCCTTCTGACAACAGGAAAGAGTATAAAGAAGTCCCGCTAGACTCCCTCAACCTAGCGGCACAGGAAGCCTTACTGACATCTCAGAGTACAG CTGTTTCAGGGTCAGTGGAGAGCACAGACGCTGACATGGTGCAGGAACTGCCCCTTTGCAGCTGTCGAATGGAGATGCCCAAGAGCCGTGAAATTCTCACACTTGCGGACAGGAAGTGTATGGCGACTGAGAGCATTGACGGTCAG CTGAGCCGTTGTCAGAGTGCAGTGCTGAAGCACGAGATGATGAGGCCTTCAAACTCTGTCCAACTGCTGGTTCTATGTGAGGACCATCGCACGGGCATGGTCAAACATCAGTGCTGCCCAGGCTGTGGCTTCTTTTGCAGAGCC GGTGTCTTCATGGAGTGTCAGCCAGAAGTGAACATCTCCCACCGGTTCCATCGAGCCTGTGCCTCGGTGCTCAACGGTCAGAGCTTTTGTCCACACTGCGGAGAGGAGGTCAGCAAGGCAAAAGAGGTCACCATTGCCAAGGCTGATACGACGTCTACTGTGCCTCTCACCCACGGCCCTTGCACACCCAGCACCTCAGAGGGCAAAGCGGACACCACCACTGGAGG GTCCACTCGGCTCTCTGTTCTTGGAGAGGGCAAAGCAGATAGCACCTTGCCCAGACTTGCACAGTCACAGGACACATCTGTGTTCCCTTTGGGCTTGAAAACTGGGCCTGTTGGAGCTGGATTTGGAACCGGACTTCCACTAGGACCACCTAAAGAAACTCTGGAAAGTGTCCTGCTGGCTTTAGATGCAGAGAA ACCCAAGAAGCTTCGGTTTCACCCAAAACAGCTGTATATTTCTGCCAAACAAGGAGAGCTGCAGAAGGTCCTACTGATGTTAG TGGATGGGATAGACCCTAACTTTAAAATGGAGAGCCAAAACAAACGCACACCGCTCCATGTAGCAGCTGAAGCAGGTCATCAGGAAGTCTGCCATATGCTGGTGCAG GCTGGCGCAAACCTTGACATGTGTGATGAGGACCAGCGGACGCCCCTGATGGAGGCCTGTGAGAACGATCATCTTGACACAGTACGCTATCTTCTGAGGGCTGGAGCCATCGTCTCTCACAAG GATGTTGAAGGTTCAACATGTCTCCATCTTGCTGCTAAGACTGGGCATTTCAGCATTGTACAACATTTGCTGTCTACAGGAATTGTAGATATTAACTGCCAG GATGATGGAGGTTGGACAGCCATGATTTGGGCCACGGAATACAAACATGTAGATCAAGTAAAACTCTTGCTCTCCAAAGGGGCTGATATCAACGTCCGAGACAAG GAAGAAAATATATGTCTGCACTGGGCGGCATTCTCTGGCTGTGTGGAGATAGCTGAGATCCTGCTGGATGCCAAGTGTGATCTCAACGCCATCAACGTCCACGGAGACTCACCATTGCATATAGCATCACGGGAGAGCCGGCTCGACTGTGTGAA CTTGTTTCTGTCGCGGGGTGCTGACATAAGCCTCAAGAACAAAGAGGGAGAGACACCCATGGAGTGCTGCAGCCAGAACTCGAAGGTTTGGAACGCCCTTCAAGCCAGCAAAAAGCAGAGAGAAGCAAACAGCAACCAGACTGACCCAGTAGAGAAGCTTCTCAGCAG GGACATCGCCAGAGGCTACGAGAAAGTCCCCATCCCGTGTGTGAATGCAGTGGATAGCGAACCCTGTCCTGACAACTACAAATATGTCCCTGATAGCTGCGTGACGTCCCCGATGAATATTGACAAAAATATCACCCACTTGCAG TACTGCGTCTGTAAAGACGATTGCTCCTCAGCTAGCTGCATGTGTGGCCAACTCAGCCTGCGCTGCTGGTATGATAAA GAGAGCCGTCTGCTGCCTGAGTTCTGCAATGAGGAGCCACCTCTTATATTTGAGTGCAACCATGCCTGCTCCTGCTGGAGAAGCTGCAAAAACCGTGTGGTACAGAACGGACTGAG GGTAAGACTGCAGTTGTTCAGGACGCAGACGATGGGATGGGGTGTCAAGACGTTACAGGATATCCCGCAAGGAACGTTTGTTTGCGA ATACGTGGGTGAGATCATCTCTGACTCCGAAGCAGATGTCAGAGAGAATGACTCCTATCTTTTCAGTCTGGACAGTAAG GTGGGTGATATGTACTGCGTTGATGCACGTTTCTACGGCAACATCAGCCGCTTCATAAACCATCACTGTGAGCCGAATCTGTTCCCCTGTCGAGTGTTCACCTCTCACCAGGACCTCAGATTTCCTCACATCGCGTTCTTCGCCTGCAAGAACATCAGTGCCGGAGACGAACTTGG GTTTGATTACGGTGATCACTTCTGGGACGTAAAAGGGAAGCTGTTCAGCTGCCAGTGTGGCTCATCCAAATGCAAGCACTCAGCCGCCACCATCGCTCAGAGACAGGCAGACAGTACTCCAGGAGACCAGCAGCCTAGTGCCCTGCCCGATACCAGCTCGTCCACCCCATCCAGCCCCAGCTAA